One window from the genome of Deltaproteobacteria bacterium encodes:
- a CDS encoding leucine--tRNA ligase: MQDRYDPKSIEPRWQDHWAKKDLFRAGTRPGAPKKYVLAMLPYPSGEMHMGHARVYSITDVLARYARKRGFDVFHPFGWDAFGLPAENAAIKEGVHPAERTPRNIASFKQDVVSLGISVDWSTEISTSDPEYYRWNQWFFLRMLERGIAYRRRAKVNFCPSCNTVLANEQVEEGRCWRCGSVVVEREIPEWALRITAYADQLLEGLNRIDWPERVVAMQRNWIGRSDGLEIDFAIKGARGKSFRVFTTRADTIFGATYVAAAPDHPLVAELAPAAKKGELQAFAEKVRRASKELGEGAQAAEKDGLDTGIRAKNPFTGKEIPVWVANFVLSGYGTGAVMAVPAHDQRDYEFATKFGLSIVPVVRPADDSELPKDKAYVDYGVLFDSGEFSGMPSEQARLAIAAEAQRRGIGKPAVNYHLRDWGISRQRYWGTPIPIVYCPKDDPEGKGIPVPDSQLPVKLPDIDVKEVLTGLGEPPLAKVASWVNTKCPICGGPARREAETMDTFVDSAWYWARYLDPHNSREPFARPKADRWLAVDVYVGGPEHAVLHLLYFRFWTKVMRELGLCRIDEPAQKLVTQGIVKGRDGEKMSKSKGNVVSPREIIEEFGADTARLFILFAAPAEKDMDWSDEQVQGQHRFLGRIWRLVHSSLPKIEGAKANGAVDDLRRRTHKTILRVTQQLERLQFNTAISSLMELSNAAADWTGDAASLRECLEVLVQLLAPFAPHIAEELWRGLGRTDELALLHWPDADPGLVVDDAYQIAVQVNGKLRGEVQVAASADDAEIRETAARDPKVAGWLQGKTIKKVVVIPKRLVNFVVA, encoded by the coding sequence GTGCAGGACCGGTACGACCCGAAGTCGATCGAGCCACGCTGGCAGGATCATTGGGCAAAGAAAGACCTCTTCCGGGCGGGCACGCGTCCCGGCGCCCCGAAGAAGTACGTGCTCGCCATGCTGCCGTACCCGTCCGGCGAGATGCACATGGGCCATGCGCGCGTCTATTCGATCACCGACGTGCTCGCCCGCTATGCGCGCAAGCGCGGGTTCGACGTCTTCCACCCTTTCGGATGGGACGCCTTCGGTCTTCCGGCGGAGAACGCCGCCATCAAGGAGGGCGTACACCCGGCGGAGCGCACTCCCCGGAACATCGCGTCCTTCAAGCAGGACGTCGTCTCGCTGGGCATTTCCGTCGACTGGTCCACGGAGATCTCCACGTCCGACCCCGAGTATTACCGCTGGAACCAATGGTTCTTCCTGCGCATGCTCGAGCGCGGCATCGCCTACCGGCGGCGCGCCAAGGTCAACTTTTGCCCGAGTTGCAACACGGTCCTCGCCAACGAGCAGGTCGAGGAGGGCCGCTGCTGGCGCTGCGGCAGTGTGGTCGTGGAGCGGGAGATTCCGGAATGGGCGTTGCGGATCACCGCCTACGCCGACCAGCTCCTGGAGGGGCTGAACCGCATCGACTGGCCCGAGCGCGTCGTGGCCATGCAGCGCAACTGGATCGGCCGATCCGACGGCCTGGAGATCGATTTCGCCATCAAGGGAGCGCGCGGGAAGTCCTTCCGCGTCTTCACGACGCGCGCAGACACCATCTTCGGCGCCACCTACGTCGCGGCGGCGCCGGACCACCCCTTGGTCGCCGAACTGGCACCGGCGGCGAAGAAGGGTGAGCTACAGGCGTTTGCCGAGAAGGTCCGCCGGGCCTCCAAGGAGCTGGGCGAAGGGGCGCAGGCGGCGGAGAAGGACGGGCTGGACACCGGGATCCGAGCCAAAAATCCGTTTACGGGCAAGGAGATCCCGGTCTGGGTCGCGAACTTCGTGCTCTCCGGATACGGGACCGGCGCGGTGATGGCCGTGCCCGCGCACGACCAGCGCGATTACGAGTTCGCGACGAAGTTCGGGCTCTCCATCGTCCCCGTCGTGCGGCCCGCGGACGACTCCGAGCTGCCCAAGGACAAGGCGTACGTCGACTACGGCGTCCTCTTCGATTCCGGGGAGTTCTCCGGCATGCCCTCGGAGCAGGCCCGGCTGGCCATCGCCGCCGAAGCGCAGCGGCGCGGTATCGGAAAGCCCGCCGTGAACTACCATCTGCGCGACTGGGGCATCTCCCGGCAGCGCTATTGGGGCACGCCCATTCCCATCGTCTACTGTCCGAAGGACGATCCGGAAGGGAAGGGCATCCCGGTGCCAGACTCGCAGCTGCCGGTGAAGCTGCCGGACATCGACGTCAAGGAAGTGCTCACCGGCTTGGGAGAGCCCCCGCTGGCGAAGGTGGCCTCCTGGGTGAATACCAAGTGCCCGATCTGCGGCGGACCAGCACGCCGGGAAGCCGAGACCATGGACACGTTCGTGGACTCCGCCTGGTACTGGGCCCGGTATCTGGACCCGCACAACTCGCGGGAGCCGTTCGCGCGGCCCAAGGCCGACCGCTGGCTGGCGGTCGACGTCTACGTCGGGGGCCCGGAGCACGCCGTCCTGCACCTGCTCTACTTCCGCTTCTGGACCAAGGTCATGCGGGAGCTGGGCCTGTGCCGCATCGACGAGCCGGCACAGAAATTGGTCACGCAGGGCATCGTCAAAGGCCGCGACGGCGAGAAGATGTCCAAGAGCAAGGGAAACGTCGTCTCGCCCCGCGAGATCATCGAGGAGTTCGGGGCAGACACCGCCCGGCTCTTCATCCTCTTCGCCGCCCCTGCAGAAAAGGACATGGACTGGTCCGACGAACAGGTCCAGGGCCAGCATCGGTTCCTCGGGCGCATCTGGCGCCTGGTGCACTCGAGCCTGCCGAAGATCGAAGGAGCCAAGGCGAACGGCGCCGTCGACGACCTGAGGCGGCGAACGCACAAGACCATCCTGCGGGTGACGCAACAGCTGGAGCGGCTGCAGTTCAACACCGCCATCTCCTCGCTCATGGAATTGTCGAACGCGGCCGCCGACTGGACCGGGGATGCCGCATCGCTGCGCGAGTGCCTGGAGGTGCTGGTCCAGCTGCTCGCGCCGTTCGCCCCCCACATCGCCGAGGAGCTCTGGCGCGGGCTCGGTCGCACTGACGAGCTGGCGCTGCTGCACTGGCCCGACGCAGACCCGGGCCTGGTCGTCGACGACGCGTACCAGATCGCCGTGCAGGTGAACGGGAAGCTGCGCGGCGAGGTGCAGGTGGCGGCGAGCGCCGACGATGCCGAAATCCGCGAGACGGCGGCGCGCGACCCGAAGGTGGCTGGCTGGCTGCAGGGGAAGACGATCAAGAAGGTGGTGGTCATTCCCAAGCGGCTGGTCAACTTTGTCGTCGCCTAA
- the asnS gene encoding asparagine--tRNA ligase, with translation MDHRVYIRDIAAEDGREVLLRGWLYGKRSSGKLHFLQIRDGTGVIQCVVSKKDVPEEAFAAADKAPQEASVEVRGKVAKDPRSPIGYELHVTGFRVLQGEPGYPIQPKEHGVGFLQEQRHLWLRSSRQRAILAVRHTIIKAIRDYFDSRGFTLVDSPILTPAACEGTSTLFEVPYFDLGKAYLTQSGQLYGEAAAMAVGKAYVFGPTFRAEKSKTRRHLTEFWMVEPEVAYMDLDGNMDLAEDFIVEIVKTVLAKHEPELKAVLERDLEPLKRVQKPFPRITYTEAIEAIRKTGHPINWGDDLGGDEETILCRQFDRPVMVHRYPAEMKAFYFKKDPRDPKVALGVDVLAPEGYGEIVGGGQREDDYATLKAEIEKHKLPLDAFQWYLDLRKYGSVPHAGFGLGVERTVAWICGLHHVRETIPFPRMMERLTP, from the coding sequence ATGGATCATCGTGTGTACATCCGCGACATCGCCGCCGAGGATGGCCGGGAGGTGCTGCTGCGCGGCTGGCTCTACGGCAAGCGCTCCAGCGGCAAGCTTCACTTCCTCCAGATCCGCGACGGTACCGGCGTCATCCAGTGCGTCGTCTCCAAGAAAGACGTCCCCGAAGAGGCGTTTGCGGCGGCGGACAAGGCGCCGCAGGAGGCTTCCGTCGAGGTTCGCGGGAAGGTGGCAAAGGACCCGCGCAGTCCCATCGGCTACGAGCTGCACGTAACGGGTTTCCGGGTGCTCCAGGGAGAGCCCGGATATCCCATCCAGCCGAAGGAGCACGGAGTCGGCTTCTTGCAGGAGCAGCGCCATCTCTGGCTCCGCTCGTCGCGGCAGCGGGCGATCCTCGCCGTCCGCCATACGATCATCAAGGCGATCCGCGACTACTTCGACTCCCGCGGGTTCACGCTGGTGGACTCGCCCATCCTCACTCCCGCCGCCTGCGAAGGAACTTCGACGCTGTTCGAGGTGCCCTACTTCGATCTGGGAAAGGCCTATCTGACGCAGTCGGGCCAGCTCTATGGCGAAGCCGCGGCGATGGCGGTCGGAAAGGCGTACGTCTTCGGCCCTACCTTTCGGGCGGAGAAGAGCAAGACGCGCCGGCACCTGACGGAGTTCTGGATGGTCGAGCCGGAGGTCGCGTACATGGACCTCGACGGCAACATGGACCTGGCGGAGGACTTCATCGTCGAGATCGTCAAGACGGTGCTGGCGAAGCACGAGCCCGAGCTGAAGGCCGTGCTCGAGCGGGACCTCGAGCCTCTGAAGCGCGTGCAGAAGCCGTTTCCTCGCATCACCTACACCGAGGCCATCGAGGCCATCCGCAAGACCGGCCACCCGATAAACTGGGGCGACGATCTGGGCGGCGACGAGGAGACCATCCTCTGCAGGCAGTTCGACCGGCCGGTGATGGTCCACCGCTATCCGGCGGAGATGAAGGCGTTCTACTTCAAAAAAGATCCGCGTGATCCCAAGGTCGCGCTCGGCGTCGACGTCCTCGCCCCGGAGGGCTACGGGGAGATCGTGGGAGGTGGCCAGCGCGAGGACGATTACGCGACGCTGAAGGCAGAGATCGAAAAGCACAAGCTCCCGCTGGACGCCTTCCAGTGGTACCTCGATCTGCGCAAGTACGGCAGCGTGCCGCACGCCGGCTTCGGACTCGGCGTGGAGCGGACGGTGGCCTGGATTTGCGGCCTGCACCACGTGCGGGAGACCATCCCGTTCCCGCGGATGATGGAACGGCTCACGCCTTGA
- the nusB gene encoding transcription antitermination factor NusB — protein sequence MGSRTKARECALQALYQLDLSGGDPRDAVRGVLAHFEEADEATERFADELVRGVQSERPQIDALIQTSSTHWKLERMARVDRNILRLAVYEILRRADVPVRVTLNEAVELGKKYGSEESSAFVNGVLDRIAHMDLPNATPKLDRKA from the coding sequence GTGGGCTCGCGGACGAAAGCCCGGGAGTGCGCGCTCCAGGCGCTCTATCAACTCGACCTGAGCGGGGGCGATCCGCGCGACGCCGTCCGCGGGGTGCTGGCGCACTTCGAGGAAGCCGACGAAGCCACCGAGAGGTTCGCGGACGAGCTCGTCCGCGGAGTCCAGTCGGAAAGGCCGCAGATCGACGCGTTGATCCAGACCAGCAGCACGCACTGGAAGCTGGAGCGCATGGCGCGTGTTGATCGGAATATCCTCAGGCTCGCGGTCTACGAGATCCTGCGGCGCGCGGACGTTCCCGTCCGGGTGACGCTCAACGAGGCCGTCGAGTTGGGGAAGAAATATGGCTCGGAGGAGTCTTCGGCGTTCGTGAACGGCGTGCTGGACAGGATCGCGCACATGGACTTGCCCAACGCGACGCCGAAGCTGGACAGGAAAGCCTAG
- a CDS encoding tetratricopeptide repeat protein yields MTSSGSFLRGRVLLSVAAAALAASAPASAEEVPAPPLPVAASAVAAALTMPVTNRAVLMPGGRSADIQLHWTARREYVRDRDERRADDEEQRVRFLKDELAIENLFSVGAALVRESRLALHSGATAVAVQRCKLAVDLSPALPAAHTCLARASFAESPVSLKPVFTHLGAAAAAAWNDPRISGALIANALAVLFIGSVVAGFAFVIVLFLRHASLYAHDVHHLVPGGTRRGWQSRMLAAVLLLSPVLLQMGPLPLVFTTLLACALYATTAEAVISISLLVGLTLSPWAAEGIGQVAAFSGPAADVWLVEHGEGTGLEIARLQKRLETVNELPVSFALARKAKRDGDLVTAEKLYVKALEVQGGASSAGLAAVRNNLGNVYLLQGDGQKAIAQYQQAIDLKETLAAPHFNISRALAMGGVDTLEKVQAEQARALQLDRALVESFTGGQLQANRKSNKFLMDVPLDISQLDPLLDLQERAAEVVGDEVRAQLAGNLPAPMALVMPILAAILLIALRVSKARIRPSGCCDRCGREVCRRCDADARPSAALCAQCVNVFIRRNGVDAQERMRKESLVEAYHRRRHLMVRALAVLSGAGHLMMGQAIRGTFYLLVTASLLASIVLWRGITHDPLAVGSGVSVARLALTAVLFVGVYAICLRDLLARQRAEEGA; encoded by the coding sequence GTGACTTCGAGCGGGTCCTTCCTGCGCGGGCGCGTGCTGCTGAGCGTCGCCGCGGCGGCTCTCGCCGCGTCCGCGCCGGCCTCCGCCGAGGAGGTTCCCGCCCCCCCGCTTCCGGTTGCCGCTTCCGCCGTCGCAGCGGCGTTGACCATGCCGGTGACGAACCGCGCCGTGCTCATGCCGGGCGGCCGCAGCGCAGACATCCAGCTCCACTGGACGGCCAGGCGGGAATACGTCCGCGACCGCGACGAGCGGCGCGCCGATGACGAGGAGCAGCGCGTCCGTTTCCTCAAGGACGAGCTCGCCATCGAGAACCTGTTCTCCGTGGGCGCAGCGCTGGTCCGGGAGAGCCGGCTGGCGCTCCATTCGGGGGCGACGGCGGTCGCCGTCCAGCGCTGCAAGCTCGCCGTCGATCTGTCTCCAGCTCTGCCCGCGGCGCACACTTGCCTCGCCCGGGCGTCGTTCGCGGAGAGCCCGGTCTCGCTGAAGCCGGTCTTCACGCACTTGGGAGCCGCGGCTGCCGCCGCCTGGAACGATCCCCGCATCTCCGGCGCGCTGATCGCGAACGCGCTTGCGGTGCTTTTCATCGGCTCCGTCGTCGCGGGGTTCGCGTTCGTGATCGTGCTGTTCCTCCGCCACGCGAGCTTGTACGCGCATGACGTGCACCACCTCGTCCCAGGTGGCACGCGGCGGGGGTGGCAGTCGCGGATGCTCGCCGCGGTCCTCCTTCTCTCACCCGTCCTGCTGCAGATGGGCCCGCTCCCGCTGGTCTTCACGACGCTTCTCGCGTGTGCGCTCTATGCCACCACGGCGGAGGCCGTCATCTCCATCTCCCTGCTGGTCGGCCTCACACTCTCTCCCTGGGCGGCGGAGGGGATCGGCCAGGTGGCCGCCTTCTCCGGACCAGCCGCCGACGTCTGGCTGGTCGAGCACGGCGAAGGAACGGGGCTGGAGATCGCCCGACTGCAGAAGCGGCTGGAAACGGTGAACGAGCTTCCCGTCTCCTTCGCGCTCGCGCGCAAGGCCAAGCGCGACGGCGACCTCGTCACCGCGGAGAAGCTCTACGTGAAGGCGCTGGAAGTGCAGGGCGGCGCCAGCTCCGCCGGCCTGGCCGCCGTCCGCAACAACCTCGGCAACGTCTACCTGCTGCAGGGCGACGGGCAGAAGGCCATCGCGCAGTACCAGCAGGCGATCGACCTGAAAGAAACCCTCGCCGCGCCCCACTTCAACATCAGCCGAGCGCTGGCGATGGGAGGGGTGGATACCCTGGAGAAGGTCCAGGCCGAGCAAGCACGCGCCCTGCAACTGGATCGGGCGCTGGTCGAGTCCTTCACCGGGGGACAGCTCCAGGCGAACCGGAAGTCGAACAAGTTCCTCATGGACGTTCCGCTCGACATCAGCCAGCTCGACCCGCTCCTCGACCTCCAGGAAAGGGCGGCGGAGGTCGTCGGAGACGAGGTCCGGGCGCAGCTCGCCGGCAATCTGCCCGCACCAATGGCCCTGGTGATGCCGATCCTCGCGGCCATCCTGTTGATTGCCCTCCGGGTCTCGAAGGCGCGAATCCGCCCGAGCGGATGCTGCGACCGCTGTGGCCGCGAGGTCTGCCGCCGCTGCGATGCCGACGCCCGGCCGAGCGCGGCGCTCTGCGCCCAATGCGTGAACGTCTTCATCCGCCGCAACGGCGTGGACGCGCAGGAGCGGATGCGCAAGGAGTCTCTGGTGGAGGCGTACCACCGGCGGCGGCACCTCATGGTGCGCGCGCTGGCGGTGCTCTCCGGCGCCGGCCATCTGATGATGGGCCAGGCGATTCGCGGCACGTTCTATCTGCTGGTAACGGCGTCGCTGCTCGCCAGCATCGTGCTGTGGCGGGGCATCACGCACGATCCGCTCGCCGTCGGAAGCGGCGTCTCGGTCGCCCGCCTGGCACTGACCGCGGTGCTCTTCGTTGGCGTCTACGCCATCTGCTTGCGCGATTTGCTGGCCCGGCAGCGGGCGGAAGAGGGCGCGTAA
- the mazG gene encoding nucleoside triphosphate pyrophosphohydrolase — protein MREAEQAMRRLLEIMDKLRDPGGCPWDREQTLRTLTPYLLEEAHEVIEAIEVGDVAHHKEELGDLLFQVVFQARIAREEGKFDFTQVCDSISDKLTHRHPHVFSDVEVSGSKEVVKNWERIKADERKQKGQAPRSAIGGVPVSLPALVRAERLTEKAGAVGFDWPDAKSVLAKVREELDELAEAMEGDSAERVEHELGDLLFAVANLGRWVKAHPEEALRGSLRRFESRFHHIENKLAERGKSPRESTLSEMDALWEDAKEMEKSAN, from the coding sequence ATGCGCGAGGCCGAACAGGCGATGCGGCGGCTGCTCGAGATCATGGACAAGCTGCGCGATCCGGGCGGCTGCCCTTGGGACCGCGAGCAGACGCTGCGGACGCTGACCCCATACCTGCTGGAGGAAGCGCACGAGGTGATCGAGGCCATCGAGGTCGGGGACGTCGCACACCACAAGGAAGAGCTGGGGGATCTTCTCTTCCAGGTCGTCTTCCAGGCGCGGATCGCGCGGGAGGAGGGCAAGTTCGACTTCACGCAGGTGTGCGACTCGATCTCCGACAAGCTCACCCACCGCCACCCCCACGTATTCTCCGACGTCGAGGTGTCGGGATCGAAGGAGGTGGTGAAGAACTGGGAGAGGATCAAGGCCGACGAGCGCAAACAGAAGGGGCAGGCTCCGCGCTCCGCGATCGGCGGCGTCCCCGTCTCGCTTCCCGCCCTGGTCCGCGCCGAGCGGCTGACCGAGAAAGCCGGCGCCGTGGGCTTCGATTGGCCGGATGCAAAGTCCGTCCTCGCCAAGGTGCGCGAGGAGCTGGACGAGCTGGCCGAGGCGATGGAGGGCGACTCGGCCGAGCGCGTCGAGCATGAGCTCGGCGATCTGCTGTTCGCGGTGGCAAACCTCGGCCGCTGGGTGAAGGCGCATCCGGAGGAGGCCTTGCGCGGGTCGCTCCGCCGCTTCGAATCGCGTTTTCACCATATCGAGAACAAGCTGGCGGAGCGTGGGAAGTCGCCGCGGGAATCGACGCTCTCGGAGATGGACGCGCTTTGGGAGGACGCGAAGGAGATGGAAAAATCCGCGAATTGA
- a CDS encoding DUF4388 domain-containing protein, whose protein sequence is MALSGTLKDFGIADILQLIGHQTKTGRLMLKTGNDEVEVYFIDGKVVFASEKARDSKDLLGSLLLRAELLNKEQLDDALSMQQRTLKRLGDILLESAVVTRPQLAQMMRLQTTETLYKLFSWKNGSYEFSQEQVDAARSTFDPIRAESVLLEGFRRMDEWPALKKKVPWTDATFEPLKELETDDLPSSDAGLDEGAVKEGEPTGRHKLIYKLAANGKNVKQLVDASRLGEFEARKALQELIEWEYLKAVPAGPVKALAEGIRKGHRKTLSWAGALVRLALSLAFFGATLLLVRSMAPTLGTSSGDTPARKGAVARLISRDQLVRLESALALYRMEHGEYPAALRALVEGEIVSENDLRYPWKQPWYYRRTAQGFVLLPPLD, encoded by the coding sequence ATGGCGCTCTCCGGTACTCTCAAGGACTTCGGTATCGCCGACATCCTGCAGCTCATCGGGCATCAGACCAAGACCGGCCGGCTGATGCTGAAGACCGGCAACGACGAAGTCGAGGTCTACTTCATCGACGGCAAGGTGGTGTTCGCCAGCGAGAAGGCGCGCGACTCGAAGGACCTGCTCGGGAGCCTCCTCCTCCGGGCGGAGCTGCTCAACAAGGAACAGCTCGACGACGCCCTGTCCATGCAGCAGCGCACGCTGAAGCGCCTTGGCGACATCCTGCTGGAGTCGGCGGTGGTGACGCGCCCGCAGCTCGCGCAGATGATGCGGCTGCAGACCACCGAGACCCTCTACAAGCTGTTCTCCTGGAAGAACGGGTCGTACGAGTTCTCGCAGGAGCAGGTCGACGCGGCGAGGAGCACGTTCGATCCCATCCGCGCGGAAAGCGTCCTTTTGGAAGGCTTCCGGCGGATGGATGAGTGGCCGGCGCTGAAGAAGAAGGTCCCGTGGACGGATGCGACGTTCGAGCCGCTCAAGGAGCTGGAGACCGATGACCTTCCATCCAGCGACGCCGGTCTCGACGAAGGAGCGGTCAAGGAGGGAGAACCCACCGGCCGCCACAAGCTGATCTACAAGCTCGCCGCCAACGGGAAGAACGTCAAACAGCTGGTGGACGCCTCGCGTCTTGGCGAGTTCGAGGCGCGCAAAGCCCTGCAGGAGCTGATCGAGTGGGAGTACCTGAAGGCGGTACCCGCAGGTCCGGTCAAGGCGCTGGCGGAAGGCATCCGCAAGGGACATCGCAAGACGCTCTCCTGGGCGGGAGCGCTCGTCCGGCTGGCGCTGTCGCTGGCCTTCTTCGGGGCCACGCTTCTGCTCGTCCGGTCAATGGCGCCGACGCTGGGGACGTCGAGCGGGGATACCCCTGCCCGTAAAGGCGCGGTGGCCCGCCTGATCTCGCGAGATCAGCTGGTCCGGCTGGAGAGCGCACTGGCGCTGTACCGCATGGAACACGGCGAATATCCGGCCGCGCTCCGCGCCTTGGTGGAAGGCGAGATCGTGAGCGAGAACGACTTGCGGTACCCATGGAAACAGCCGTGGTACTACCGCCGCACAGCCCAAGGGTTTGTCTTGTTGCCGCCGCTTGATTAG
- a CDS encoding M1 family metallopeptidase yields the protein MFAALLLAADLAGASAGAVRVASSASAWGGVREGKGPERVADYDLEATLDPVRHSLDGHERLTWRNRSTEPVRELYVHLYLNAFEGEETTFARERKRYGGFRSETRTKRGEWGYIELRSVTQHGQAVPWTFVHPDGGPSTDRTVARFDLPRAVSPGGTAVLEIEFHDQLPRVVARTGWFGSYHLVAQWFPKVGVLELPGERGATEPRWNCHELHLYSEFYADFGSYRAAITVPRGYTFGSVGVETSPPAESAAGVIHRVAQDDVHDFAFTAWDGYASPLEADWNGIHLKVLHPPEYAEAARIALQATRDGLDYFSRTLGPYPYRQVTLVVPPWNALESGGMEYETFFTTIGALGPPLLPLVRFVTVHELGHGWFMGLLASNEAEEPFLDEGLNDFWDARMLLNEALQIPAPGPLAALGLRTPKIGYFDLERTGTQRFQADPVAGNSWNRWSGGSYALVYTRTALVFHDLEQRLGGDVLARAFAEYYRRWHFRHPSTADLEAVLAESGGETVRAWFREQVHDRVPVDDRVDSIEAEEMVPRPGTFLEAGGVRVEVDEDQARQKERQIRDEFRRAHPNAKSGEPGPFPWRSTVKLRRYAAAVPESVVVRFDDDTAETVQWVAGDRWQRWVFEKPVRVASVQIDPDRKVLLDLNKLDDGRTRERAPAASRRWTMELKAWMELLLAMVGVL from the coding sequence ATGTTCGCAGCGCTGCTTCTCGCCGCCGATCTTGCCGGTGCCTCGGCCGGTGCGGTGCGCGTCGCGAGCAGCGCGTCGGCATGGGGTGGCGTGCGGGAGGGCAAGGGACCGGAGCGCGTCGCGGACTACGATCTGGAGGCGACGCTCGACCCGGTCAGGCACAGTCTCGACGGGCACGAGCGCCTCACCTGGCGCAACCGGAGCACCGAGCCCGTCCGCGAGCTGTACGTCCATCTGTACCTGAACGCGTTCGAGGGAGAGGAGACCACTTTCGCGCGCGAACGGAAGCGGTACGGTGGATTCCGCAGCGAGACCCGGACGAAACGCGGCGAGTGGGGCTACATCGAGCTCCGCAGCGTGACGCAGCACGGGCAGGCGGTGCCGTGGACGTTCGTGCATCCCGATGGCGGTCCATCGACCGATCGCACCGTCGCGCGCTTCGATCTGCCCCGCGCGGTATCCCCGGGTGGAACGGCGGTTCTCGAGATCGAATTTCACGATCAGCTTCCGCGCGTGGTGGCGCGGACGGGTTGGTTCGGCTCGTACCATCTCGTCGCCCAGTGGTTTCCGAAGGTCGGCGTGCTCGAGCTGCCCGGCGAGCGCGGCGCGACGGAGCCGCGCTGGAACTGCCACGAGCTCCACCTCTACAGCGAGTTCTACGCGGACTTCGGCAGCTATCGCGCGGCCATCACGGTGCCGCGCGGGTACACCTTCGGGTCGGTGGGTGTCGAGACCTCGCCTCCGGCGGAGAGCGCCGCCGGCGTCATCCACCGGGTCGCGCAGGACGACGTGCACGACTTCGCCTTCACGGCATGGGACGGGTACGCGTCGCCTCTGGAGGCGGACTGGAACGGCATCCACCTCAAGGTCCTGCACCCGCCCGAGTACGCCGAAGCTGCGCGCATCGCCCTGCAGGCGACGCGCGACGGGCTGGACTATTTTTCGCGCACGCTCGGCCCCTATCCCTACCGGCAGGTCACCCTCGTAGTCCCGCCCTGGAACGCGCTCGAATCCGGCGGAATGGAATACGAGACGTTTTTCACGACCATCGGCGCGCTCGGCCCCCCGCTGCTGCCGCTGGTGCGGTTCGTCACCGTGCACGAGCTCGGGCACGGCTGGTTCATGGGCCTTCTGGCCTCGAACGAGGCGGAGGAGCCGTTTCTCGACGAGGGCCTGAACGACTTCTGGGATGCGCGGATGCTGCTGAATGAAGCCCTCCAGATCCCCGCTCCCGGACCGCTGGCCGCGCTCGGTCTGCGCACGCCGAAGATCGGCTACTTCGATCTGGAGCGCACCGGCACGCAGAGGTTCCAGGCGGACCCCGTCGCCGGCAACTCCTGGAATCGGTGGTCGGGCGGCAGCTACGCGCTCGTCTACACGCGCACCGCGCTCGTCTTCCACGATCTGGAGCAGCGCCTCGGTGGGGACGTTCTCGCGAGAGCGTTCGCCGAATACTACCGTCGCTGGCATTTCCGGCACCCGTCCACCGCGGACCTGGAAGCCGTGCTGGCCGAGTCCGGCGGCGAGACGGTGCGGGCGTGGTTCCGCGAGCAGGTTCACGACCGCGTGCCGGTGGACGACCGTGTCGACTCGATCGAGGCGGAGGAGATGGTCCCGCGGCCCGGCACCTTTCTCGAGGCGGGCGGTGTCCGCGTCGAGGTGGACGAGGACCAGGCGCGGCAAAAGGAGCGACAGATCCGCGACGAGTTCCGGCGGGCACACCCCAACGCAAAGTCCGGCGAACCGGGCCCTTTCCCTTGGCGCTCCACCGTGAAGCTGCGACGATACGCGGCGGCGGTCCCCGAGAGCGTCGTCGTCCGTTTCGACGACGACACGGCCGAGACGGTGCAGTGGGTTGCGGGCGATCGCTGGCAACGCTGGGTCTTCGAAAAGCCGGTGCGGGTCGCTTCCGTCCAGATCGATCCGGACCGGAAGGTGCTGCTCGATCTGAACAAGCTCGACGACGGCCGCACGCGTGAGCGCGCGCCCGCGGCCTCCCGGCGGTGGACGATGGAGCTCAAGGCCTGGATGGAGTTGCTCCTGGCCATGGTCGGCGTGCTGTGA
- a CDS encoding 30S ribosomal protein S20 yields MANTHSAEKQNRKSQKNRTRNAHVMSTLRSSVRKFREAAASGNKERTKQELAFAVRQIAKAASKGVIHKGQAARRISRLTKAATGAPQVQAKT; encoded by the coding sequence GTGGCGAATACGCACTCCGCAGAGAAGCAGAACCGCAAATCGCAGAAGAACCGCACCCGCAACGCGCACGTGATGTCGACGCTGCGGAGCAGCGTCCGGAAGTTCCGCGAGGCTGCGGCATCCGGCAACAAGGAACGGACGAAGCAGGAGCTGGCGTTTGCCGTGCGGCAGATCGCGAAGGCCGCCTCGAAGGGCGTGATCCACAAGGGCCAGGCGGCGCGCCGGATTTCGCGGCTCACCAAGGCGGCAACGGGCGCTCCACAGGTACAGGCAAAAACATAG